The Candidatus Binatia bacterium region CGAAAGAAGAGAGCTGATCGAGAGTCTGTTCCAGCCGGGACAGGGGTTGACCGGGAAACTGGTTCCCGGCGAGCTGTGCCGGGACACGGCGATTCCGCTACACCCCGGCGCCGCGAAATACTATCGCGAAAAGGGTTATTTATAGGAGAGAAGGTAACGCCCTCCCGTGGGTTTCTCGGCTATGGAATATGACCCTATTATGACCGCCCTGCTAGGAGTACCTAGTGTAGTGTCTCACGCTGTTTGTACTTTATCCAAGACGGCCTTAGCGCGACGGTACTTGGCGATGATGTCTTCGGCTTTGGCGGTCCAAACAAAGGGTTTCGGATTGTTGTTGTGATGCTGAATATAAGCTTCGAT contains the following coding sequences:
- a CDS encoding IS630 family transposase, translating into IEAYIQHHNNNPKPFVWTAKAEDIIAKYRRAKAVLDKVQTA